The following proteins come from a genomic window of Salminus brasiliensis chromosome 15, fSalBra1.hap2, whole genome shotgun sequence:
- the zic2b gene encoding zinc finger protein ZIC 2b, whose product MLLDSGHHQLSASLGSINGGAFSPHDRELELAQGYGLLGARAHFGPARADFFLRGSGASGGFGEAGMSASAGHHHPAHHQHHHQQQQHAMFGHGHAQTDGQGAVGHALFPGFHEQQHHHHHQQQQQQQHLHALNGRLDVFARAAAAAAADPYSQYGLNVNAHVNVGAHHAHPFFRYVRQRCAERELELACRWTSERESQRERPCGRTFGTMHELVAHVSAEHVGGPSEHSEQHVCRWEDCARHGKPFKAKYKLVNHMRVHTGEKPFACPFPGCGKVFARSENLKIHKRTHTGEKPFMCEFSGCDRRFANSSDRKKHMHVHTADKPYLCKLCDKSYTHPSSLRKHMKVHDEQNPLKEDCSPGGSSGYDSSSVVSPGSEVQDGLSPEPPSNNFSEWYV is encoded by the exons ATGCTGCTGGACTCCGGTCATCACCAGCTCTCCGCCAGTTTGGGCTCGATCAACGGGGGCGCGTTCTCGCCGCACGACCGCGAGCTGGAGCTCGCGCAGGGCTACGGGCTGCTGGGCGCGCGCGCGCACTTCGGGCCAGCGCGCGCGGACTTCTTCCTGCGCGGCAGCGGCGCGAGCGGCGGTTTTGGAGAGGCCGGCATGAGCGCGAGCGCAGGCCATCACCACCCCGCCCATCACCAGCATcatcaccagcagcagcagcacgcgATGTTCGGCCACGGGCACGCGCAAACGGACGGCCAGGGCGCAGTGGGGCATGCGCTTTTCCCGGGCTTCCACGAGCAGcagcatcaccaccaccaccagcaacaacagcagcagcagcatctccaCGCGCTCAACGGAAGGTTGGACGTTTTCGCGCGCGCCGCAGCCGCCGCGGCTGCCGACCCGTACAGTCAGTACGGGCTGAACGTGAACGCGCACGTGAACGTTGGCGCGCACCATGCGCACCCCTTCTTCCGCTACGTGCGCCAGCGGTGCGCCGAGCGCGAGCTCGAGCTGGCGTGCCGGTGGACGTCGGAGCGCGAGAGCCAACGCGAGCGTCCGTGCGGCCGGACGTTCGGCACCATGCACGAGCTGGTGGCTCACGTGTCCGCCGAGCACGTCGGAGGACCCTCGGAGCACAGCGAGCAGCACGTGTGCCGGTGGGAGGACTGCGCGCGCCACGGCAAGCCCTTCAAGGCCAAGTacaagctggtcaaccacatGCGCGTGCACACCGGGGAGAAGCCCTTCGCGTGCCCGTTTCCCGGATGCGGCAAGGTGTTCGCGCGCTCCGAGAACCTCAAGATCCACAAGAGAACGCACACAG GAGAGAAGCCCTTCATGTGTGAGTTCAGCGGATGTGACAGACGCTTCGCCAACAGCAGTGACCGCAAGAAGCACATGCACGTCCACACGGCGGACAAGCCATACCTGTGCAAACTGTGCGACAAGTCCTACACACACCCCAGCTCTCTGAGGAAACACATGAAG GTTCACGATGAGCAGAATCCACTGAAGGAGGACTGTTCTCCAGGAGGAAGTTCCGGTTACGACTCCTCCAGTGTGGTTTCTCCAGGCTCTGAGGTTCAGGACGGACTCTCCCCAGAGCCCCCCAGCAACAACTTTAGCGAGTGGTACGTGTAG